In Mongoliitalea daihaiensis, one DNA window encodes the following:
- a CDS encoding class I SAM-dependent methyltransferase produces MFDPEFYPTPKEVVMKMIEPYIAKIDVSGWLSPQAYYRSGLAGKTILEPSAGSGNILDVISDLELRDVEMYACERDPMLVETLKGKNYAVISNDFLQYDGDMYFDLIIMNPPFSNGDKHLLHAWNILHSGDIVCLLNEETVKNPYTSTRKLLCNLIEEHGSVEYLGNCFTDAERKTDVNVAMVRLHKEAKENMFDFNFEKVADKREFEFDDSTFSNTVATSDLIGNMMVQFEKLKDAYVKYLSVMEELEFYSNHITTDYLRIREVVKTADEQTGKRRKYNRFVKTVRKNMWSKVINQADFKKYMTSEVLQNFDKFIADQGNMEFNKANVFNLIEFLFNNRITILENAVVGVFEQFTKYHKENRVHVEGWKSNDKYKVSRKVVLPDYVRYGEYMSAHDLKKYGDKFGIAYSKTSAYRDIDTVMCYLTGKDVNKCYTIERALEDKFNELGKVYSGTFDNTAESDFFEIKFFKKGTVHLYFKNEKLWDEFNMRACIGKKWLPEYEEKEYRKKKAAENQQAYEQPKKETLALEMPEDIFELFV; encoded by the coding sequence ATGTTTGATCCAGAGTTCTACCCCACACCCAAGGAGGTTGTAATGAAAATGATTGAGCCTTACATCGCTAAGATAGATGTCAGTGGATGGCTCAGTCCACAAGCCTATTATCGAAGCGGCCTTGCAGGTAAAACAATACTTGAACCTTCTGCCGGTTCGGGAAATATTCTCGATGTTATCTCAGATCTTGAATTGAGAGACGTAGAAATGTATGCTTGTGAACGTGATCCTATGCTTGTAGAGACATTGAAAGGAAAGAATTATGCGGTCATATCAAATGATTTTCTCCAATACGATGGGGATATGTATTTTGATCTGATTATCATGAATCCTCCTTTCAGCAACGGAGACAAACATTTACTGCATGCCTGGAATATTCTACATTCGGGAGATATCGTTTGCCTACTCAATGAAGAGACTGTAAAAAACCCTTATACTTCTACAAGAAAACTGCTTTGCAATCTGATTGAAGAACACGGATCAGTAGAGTATCTGGGTAACTGCTTTACTGATGCGGAAAGAAAAACCGATGTCAATGTAGCTATGGTTAGGCTACATAAAGAAGCGAAAGAAAATATGTTTGATTTCAACTTCGAAAAAGTTGCCGATAAACGGGAATTTGAATTTGATGACAGCACGTTTTCTAACACAGTAGCTACCTCTGACCTGATCGGGAACATGATGGTGCAGTTTGAAAAGCTCAAAGATGCCTACGTGAAATATCTTTCTGTTATGGAAGAGCTTGAATTCTACTCGAACCACATTACTACCGACTATCTCAGGATCAGAGAAGTTGTCAAAACAGCTGATGAACAGACTGGAAAACGTAGAAAATACAACAGGTTTGTTAAGACTGTGCGCAAAAACATGTGGTCAAAGGTTATCAATCAGGCCGATTTTAAGAAGTACATGACCAGTGAAGTACTTCAAAACTTTGACAAGTTTATTGCTGATCAAGGGAACATGGAATTCAATAAGGCAAATGTTTTCAATCTCATTGAGTTCCTGTTTAACAATAGGATTACTATTCTTGAAAATGCAGTGGTTGGAGTATTTGAGCAGTTCACTAAATATCACAAAGAAAATAGAGTACACGTTGAAGGATGGAAATCTAATGACAAGTATAAAGTTTCAAGGAAAGTGGTATTGCCCGATTATGTCAGGTATGGAGAGTATATGAGTGCTCATGACCTCAAAAAGTACGGAGATAAGTTCGGGATAGCTTACAGCAAAACCTCTGCATATCGAGATATAGATACAGTCATGTGCTACCTGACAGGTAAGGATGTCAATAAATGCTATACTATTGAAAGAGCCTTGGAAGATAAGTTTAATGAACTTGGAAAAGTATATTCAGGAACTTTCGACAATACAGCTGAGTCTGATTTCTTTGAAATCAAATTCTTCAAAAAGGGTACGGTACACTTGTACTTTAAGAACGAGAAGCTGTGGGATGAATTCAATATGCGAGCATGTATAGGGAAGAAATGGCTTCCTGAATACGAGGAAAAAGAGTACAGAAAAAAGAAAGCAGCAGAAAACCAACAAGCCTATGAACAGCCGAAGAAAGAAACTCTGGCACTCGAAATGCCCGAGGATATTTTTGAGTTGTTTGTATGA
- a CDS encoding beta propeller repeat protein has translation MPIFFPNDQILQMGKILRGNTKVARIYRGATLIWPIVFRFFVNSQTFGGTHKIAIADVPQLNDIDGVIVSGLASNSPSLGSLWRSSVNSTFITQVRTNPSFRDVMFTGVISGFGFGLTLLWIAVGGNGTILSSSNGTSWTSHNSNTSVHLNGIAMNRNGGIVLVVGNDRRIVRNPIPGSLAGTWTRIGDVSSGQHLNDVVFADFGSTGRFVAVGLNRTIIYSDVNVTFFATILPLVQLPSDTNFVSVDFGDGEIRALSSDGTIVRSTNAIDWTVFGNVNAPNILSYNVIKFIDGVWYVGARPSNPVFESLFYEIEGQWYSIAVFNPDNIRLNQDVTDIIGFRRGILIAGSGTIVARNFD, from the coding sequence ATGCCTATTTTCTTTCCAAATGATCAGATATTACAAATGGGTAAAATACTAAGGGGAAATACCAAAGTAGCGAGAATCTACCGAGGAGCTACCTTAATATGGCCTATTGTATTTAGATTTTTTGTGAACAGTCAAACTTTTGGAGGTACGCATAAAATAGCAATTGCTGACGTTCCTCAACTAAATGATATAGATGGGGTTATTGTGTCGGGCCTTGCTTCAAACTCTCCTTCACTTGGTAGTCTTTGGAGATCTTCTGTTAACTCTACGTTTATTACCCAAGTAAGAACTAACCCAAGCTTTAGGGATGTAATGTTTACAGGCGTTATTTCTGGTTTTGGTTTTGGATTAACTTTATTATGGATAGCCGTAGGTGGAAACGGAACTATTCTTTCATCTTCAAACGGAACAAGTTGGACCAGCCATAATTCAAATACTTCGGTACACCTAAACGGCATAGCCATGAACAGAAATGGAGGAATTGTTTTGGTTGTCGGTAATGATAGAAGGATTGTCAGAAATCCAATACCAGGCTCATTAGCTGGCACCTGGACAAGAATAGGTGATGTATCATCAGGGCAGCATTTAAATGATGTTGTGTTTGCTGATTTTGGTAGCACTGGAAGATTTGTTGCCGTTGGACTAAATAGAACAATCATTTATTCAGATGTAAACGTGACTTTTTTTGCAACAATACTTCCTCTTGTACAACTACCATCTGATACAAATTTTGTATCTGTTGATTTTGGTGATGGTGAAATAAGAGCGTTAAGTTCAGATGGTACAATCGTAAGAAGTACTAACGCTATTGATTGGACTGTTTTTGGAAATGTAAATGCCCCAAACATTTTGTCATACAATGTAATTAAGTTTATTGATGGCGTGTGGTATGTGGGAGCGAGACCAAGTAACCCTGTATTTGAAAGCCTATTTTATGAAATCGAAGGGCAGTGGTATAGTATTGCTGTTTTTAATCCAGATAACATTAGGCTCAACCAAGATGTAACAGATATAATAGGGTTTAGAAGAGGTATCCTTATTGCAGGATCAGGAACAATTGTCGCAAGAAATTTTGATTGA
- a CDS encoding phage upper tail fiber protein: MRVLNSLFLENLDTVSPNNGETFLKLRANGEVVRATLVSWDEVTDRQIFNRTVSGLAPAPGGSTTTRYLREDGTWVVPPNTTYSEITEAESDSLTSSTIRLITGRRLNSWASRQGFLTSLPSHTHAASEIVSGVLATARLGTGTANNSVFLRGDGTWNQVSWGNLTGVPATFAPAAHNLNSHSDVSIASVATGQLLRWNGSAWANWTPNFLTSFTETDPTVPAHVKAITTGNISNWNTAFNRGDFRDFGLGINTQNVPGILLSSLTHTQFYSHSTADAPSDAPIASQSLGIHMHNPWGRAQISIPNTGSQQGEVFVRSSGNTSGTNFQSWRRLWSDTHFSQTDINNWNSAFGWGDFRDFGLSSNSTATWSSLTQAESFNQGNRFVSANSAVNTPFASAGVGMNFSYGTGRSSQLWLNNIGTLQFRVSSANNTWGPVRTVWETNNLANPIQGTGSNGQIPFWTGAGTQGGNSGLTLDTTGNVSLLVGSGQRVRISSSTANSIIDLFGDTNNIIRDSSNVGISFQTNGNNTRWSILSNGIFQSTGTQTIQTSTGNLTLATGGGNGNILLSPNGSGLVDIVSQTVSGNSNALFVRQVSFDAGASVNIILSSRGQTERASVISSIGEGNLSGNGQSLAFFTSANGSLPTERMRITFGGDILIGTTTQLVGGGRLQVNGDITSNGTTRINAPTATIWGGLRAANTALIISHNGASGSSRRILFRPLGDVNSSSEVQIDQFGTITTASDGNSTQWNQAFGWGNFRDFGLGDNNITLNDAQFDEISRFSGFYRSTSGSNSSGATIGYFHFRFDSQRAVQFGSGIGNTFRGRSWIGANNWSPWVDFWHTGNLRSDAQNDTRYVQRSGDTMTGSLTMNAELFLNNSRQITTNGNGNGSTHGSVSISDSGSVWKGITFPQATGHPVLMFASDSQRWGVWRNTGGWQMEWTGGTLTIGEVPWARLSGIPSTFNPSAHTHNAADINAGVMAWARLPLDGLTNSRTSSSTTLALNAAGMNNHRTSGDHDARYLRRDLSARTISGIWAGTQAQYNALSPDPNTIYFITD; this comes from the coding sequence ATGAGAGTACTGAACAGTCTTTTTCTTGAAAATCTTGATACGGTCTCTCCCAACAACGGGGAGACCTTTTTAAAGTTACGAGCCAATGGCGAGGTTGTCAGGGCTACGCTTGTTTCATGGGATGAAGTGACGGACAGGCAAATTTTCAACAGGACTGTTTCGGGACTTGCACCTGCTCCGGGAGGATCTACTACTACAAGGTATTTAAGAGAAGACGGTACATGGGTAGTTCCGCCAAATACCACTTATTCTGAGATTACAGAGGCCGAATCTGATTCACTTACTTCGTCTACCATTAGGCTGATAACAGGTCGTAGGCTTAATTCTTGGGCATCCAGACAGGGATTCTTGACCTCTCTTCCATCCCATACGCATGCTGCCTCTGAGATTGTTTCAGGAGTTTTGGCTACTGCAAGGCTCGGTACAGGAACAGCCAATAACTCTGTATTTTTAAGGGGAGATGGCACATGGAATCAAGTCTCTTGGGGAAACCTTACAGGTGTTCCTGCAACATTTGCACCTGCAGCACACAATCTAAATTCCCATTCAGATGTTTCCATTGCATCAGTGGCCACAGGGCAGCTGTTGCGGTGGAACGGTTCTGCATGGGCAAACTGGACACCAAACTTTTTGACAAGTTTTACGGAGACTGATCCGACTGTTCCGGCACATGTGAAGGCCATCACAACAGGCAACATTTCAAACTGGAATACAGCATTTAACAGAGGCGATTTCAGGGATTTTGGGCTTGGGATTAACACACAAAATGTTCCAGGCATATTACTTTCTTCGCTTACACACACGCAGTTTTATTCCCATTCAACTGCTGACGCACCAAGTGATGCCCCTATTGCTTCGCAATCATTGGGAATCCACATGCATAATCCTTGGGGGAGAGCGCAAATATCCATACCCAATACAGGGTCTCAGCAAGGAGAAGTTTTTGTTCGTTCAAGCGGTAATACATCAGGTACTAATTTTCAGTCTTGGAGAAGACTTTGGAGTGATACGCATTTTTCCCAAACAGATATCAACAACTGGAACTCAGCATTTGGATGGGGTGATTTTAGGGATTTTGGATTGAGTTCTAATAGTACAGCAACATGGTCTTCACTTACACAAGCAGAGTCATTCAACCAAGGTAACCGTTTTGTTTCTGCTAATAGTGCTGTTAATACACCTTTTGCGAGTGCAGGTGTTGGTATGAATTTTTCATACGGAACAGGAAGATCAAGCCAATTGTGGTTAAATAATATTGGAACTTTACAGTTTAGGGTATCAAGTGCCAATAACACTTGGGGTCCCGTTAGGACGGTTTGGGAAACTAATAATTTAGCTAACCCAATCCAAGGTACAGGTTCAAATGGTCAAATACCATTTTGGACAGGTGCAGGTACTCAGGGTGGGAATAGTGGGTTAACTCTTGACACCACGGGTAACGTGTCTCTTTTGGTTGGTTCTGGTCAAAGGGTTAGAATTTCAAGTTCAACAGCAAACTCTATAATAGATTTATTTGGAGATACAAATAATATAATAAGAGATTCAAGTAATGTTGGAATTTCATTTCAGACTAATGGTAATAATACAAGATGGTCAATTCTATCCAACGGTATTTTCCAATCAACAGGAACTCAGACTATCCAGACTTCAACTGGAAACCTAACCCTTGCAACTGGTGGGGGGAATGGGAATATATTGTTGAGTCCTAATGGGAGTGGGCTTGTAGATATTGTTTCACAAACAGTTTCAGGAAATTCAAATGCATTATTTGTAAGGCAGGTAAGTTTTGATGCAGGTGCTTCTGTTAATATTATACTTAGTTCAAGGGGTCAAACAGAAAGAGCTTCTGTAATTTCTTCAATAGGTGAAGGAAATCTCTCTGGGAATGGTCAGAGTTTAGCTTTTTTCACTTCCGCAAACGGAAGCCTACCAACAGAAAGAATGCGTATCACTTTTGGAGGAGACATTCTTATAGGAACTACCACACAATTGGTGGGTGGTGGTAGGTTGCAAGTAAACGGTGACATCACTTCAAACGGAACAACGAGAATTAACGCACCAACGGCAACAATATGGGGTGGTCTTAGAGCTGCTAATACTGCCCTGATAATAAGTCATAATGGAGCTTCTGGTTCATCAAGAAGAATTTTATTTAGACCTCTTGGAGATGTAAATTCAAGTTCTGAGGTACAGATTGATCAATTTGGAACAATAACTACTGCATCTGATGGAAACTCTACTCAATGGAATCAGGCCTTTGGATGGGGCAACTTTAGAGATTTTGGTTTGGGTGATAACAACATCACTTTAAACGACGCACAGTTTGACGAAATATCCAGATTTTCTGGTTTTTATAGGTCAACAAGTGGGTCTAATTCTTCTGGTGCTACTATTGGGTACTTTCATTTCAGATTTGATTCTCAAAGAGCGGTTCAATTTGGATCAGGTATTGGTAACACTTTCAGAGGAAGGTCTTGGATAGGAGCAAATAATTGGAGTCCTTGGGTTGATTTTTGGCACACAGGTAACCTTAGAAGTGATGCCCAGAATGATACCAGATATGTTCAGCGTTCAGGAGACACGATGACTGGCTCTCTTACAATGAACGCAGAATTGTTTCTTAACAACTCTCGCCAAATAACCACCAATGGAAACGGGAACGGGAGTACACACGGTTCAGTATCTATCAGTGATAGTGGTTCAGTTTGGAAAGGCATAACTTTTCCTCAAGCGACAGGTCATCCAGTATTAATGTTTGCTTCTGATTCACAAAGATGGGGTGTCTGGAGGAATACCGGTGGTTGGCAAATGGAATGGACTGGTGGAACGTTAACAATCGGTGAAGTTCCCTGGGCAAGGTTATCAGGAATTCCATCAACATTTAATCCTTCAGCGCATACTCATAATGCTGCTGATATTAACGCAGGAGTTATGGCATGGGCAAGACTTCCATTGGACGGGTTAACCAATTCAAGAACTTCCTCTTCCACTACCCTTGCCCTGAACGCTGCAGGAATGAACAACCATAGAACATCTGGTGATCATGATGCAAGGTATCTAAGAAGAGATCTTTCTGCACGAACAATAAGCGGAATATGGGCAGGAACTCAAGCTCAATATAACGCACTATCTCCCGATCCAAATACTATTTACTTCATAACAGACTAA